In Coccidioides posadasii str. Silveira chromosome 4, complete sequence, one genomic interval encodes:
- the GYP7 gene encoding GTPase activating protein (antiSMASH:Cluster_4.1~BUSCO:307144at4751~EggNog:ENOG410PFJW~COG:T~BUSCO:1633at33183), with amino-acid sequence MAGRSTQFTPPPSPPSPSASFYDISDDEEGEYNTITHTKTGKGVKLLFSKSKVYVHPTPSSKDNIPGFIALIQQKPSPTDDGNRPSSSSSSTSFSAASYLLAWVPESSLGDAYNTYVKVDLSDSSSPPRQSYLVPPLPTTTSHGDSIGLYAFAIPLTQIYSLLVRPPSLGWWFGSVVINTKAGDSSPALFFHDSECESTILQKKKKTKESFDPFEDGHMFWGGDEVLRWLKRYVEVYRSGVDPNVYLINPSEEDKTSFGNLSGIDKASRPPGCTQTAPKPQSDAGMDPITKALKETRWKVLEQFSKITTFTRRTAQDLAENPRVPPQVRRLMRNPEIQTLQDEFDSARLYLARWAMGIAEQSERERNQRIWTAKDVLAMEDSSVGEFEILNMEAAKMTISERRKTVTKEEWNSWFDSITGRLQITPDEAKERIFHGGLDPNDGVRKEAWLFLLGVYSWDSSEDERKAMMNSKRDEYVRLKGGWWERMIESTSTAEDYEWWKEQKNRIEKDVHRTDRTIPLFAGEDIPHPDPDSPFAETGTNVHLEQMKDMLLTYNEYNRHLGYVQGMSDLLAPIYAVMQDDAVAFWGFVGFMDRMERNFLRDQSGMREQLLTLDQLVQLMDPQLYIHLQKTDSTNFFFFFRMFLVWFKREFEWVDVLRLWEALWTDYLSSSFHIFVALAILDKHRDIIIAHLQHFDEILKYVNELSNTIDLIPILSRAEALFYRFQKKVETIDKKYNFPSAPVRQRKPIAFGSARASQSQSPPSQQSNPSQQSNPSQRSPSAPQVISASGVQGLSRRDSSNRQSPSASDDTVQVISPLLRKLLGKEVSRLERGERSSGQ; translated from the exons ATGGCTGGCCGTTCCACCCAGTTCACTCCGCCGCCTTCCCCGCCTTCTCCATCAGCATCGTTCTATGATATCAGCGACGACGAAGAGGGCGAGTACAACACCATCACCCATACAAAGACGGGGAAGGGGGTCAAGCTGTTGTTCTCTAAGAGCAAG GTCTACGTACACCCTACTCCCTCATCGAAAGACAACATACCGGGGTTTATAGCCCTGATTCAGCAGAAGCCCTCTCCAACCGACGATGGGAATAGACCTAGTTCGTCATCCTCTTCAACATCTTTCAGTGCCGCTTCATATCTTCTCGCCTGGGTCCCCGAATCGTCTTTGGGGGATGCCTACAACACATATGTAAAGGTCGATCTTTCAGATAGCTCATCTCCTCCGCGCCAGTCATATCTTGTGCCACCGTTGCCAACCACGACGTCTCATGGCGATTCCATCGGTTTATATGCTTTTGCTATCCCCTTGACCCAGATATACTCGCTGTTGGTACGCCCGCCAAGTCTGGGTTGGTGGTTTGGAAGCGTTGTTATAAATACAAAGGCCGGGGATAGCTCTCCGGCTCTATTTTTCCATGACAGTGAATGTGAATCAACCATTctgcagaaaaagaagaaaacaaaggaAAGCTTTGACCCATTTGAAGATGGTCACATGTTTTGGGGAGGCGACGAGGTTCTGAGATGGTTGAAAAGATATGTGGAGGTCTACCGCTCAGGCGTGGATCCAAATGTCTATCTCATTAACCCATCAGAAGAAGACAAGACCTCATTTGGAAATTTGTCTGGAATAGACAAGGCGTCCCGGCCTCCTGGATGTACTCAAACGGCTCCCAAGCCACAAAGCGACGCAGGAATGGACCCAATCACCAAAGCTTTAAAAGAAACGAGATGGAAGGTTTTGGAACAATTCAGCAAAATCACCACGTTCACTAGACGGACGGCGCAGGATCTAGCCGAAAACCCCAGGGTACCACCGCAGGTGAGGCGACTCATGAGAAATCCAGAAATCCAGACACTTCAGGATGAATTCGACAGTGCCAGATTATATCTTGCTAGGTGGGCCATGGGCATCGCGGAACAGAGCGAGCGTGAGAGAAATCAGCGAATATGGACTGCAAAGGACGTATTAGCCATGGAAGATAGCTCTGTTGGCGAATTTGAAATATTGAATATGGAAGCAGCAAAGATGACAATAAGCGAGAGGCGGAAGACTGTTACAAAGGAAGAATGGAACAGCTGGTTCGACTCGATTACTGGGCGGCTGCAGATTACCCCTGATGAGGCGAAAGAGCGCATCTTCCATGGTGGACTTGATCCCAACGATGGAGTGCGAAAGGAAGCTTGGCTATTCCTACTCGGAGTATACTCGTGGGATAGCAGCGAAGATGAACGAAAGGCGATGATGAATTCGAAAAGGGATGAATATGTGCGACTTAAAGGAGGCTGGTGGGAACGCATGATCGAAAGTACCTCGACAGCAGAGGATTATGAATGGTGGAAGGAGCAAAAGAATCGAATAG AGAAAGATGTTCATCGCACGGACCGTACTATACCGCTCTTTGCGGGAGAGGACATTCCTCACCCAGACCCAGACTCTCCATTTGCAGAGACAGGAACAAACGTCCATTTAGAACAGATGAAAGACATGCTTCTTACGTACAACGAATATAACCGCCACCTAGGTTATGTTCAAGGAATGAGTGATCTCCTTGCACCGATATATGCTGTCATGCAAGACGATGCTGTGGCATTTTGGGGCTTTGTCGGCTTCATGGATAGAATG GAGCGGAATTTCCTTCGCGATCAATCTGGTATGCGGGAGCAGCTGCTTACTCTCGACCAACTTGTCCAACTCATGGACCCACAGCTTTACATCCACCTCCAAAAGACAGATAGCAcgaatttctttttcttcttccgcATGTTCCTTGTATGGTTCAAGCGAGAGTTTGAGTGGGTAGATGTCTTACGGCTGTGGGAAGCCCTCTGGACGGATTATTTGTCCAGCAGCTTTCATATTTTCGTTGCACTCGCTATATTAGACAAACACCGGGATATCATCATTGCTCACCTGCAACACTTCGACGAAATCTTGAAATACG TAAACGAGCTCTCTAACACAATAGACCTAATACCCATCCTAAGTAGAGCAGAAGCACTTTTTTACCGCTTCCAGAAAAAAGTCGAGACCATCGATAAGAAATACAATTTTCCCAGCGCACCTGTGCGTCAACGCAAGCCTATTGCGTTCGGGTCCGCCAGGGCATCCCAATCGCAATCCCCCCCATCACAGCAATCTAACCCTTCACAGCAATCTAACCCTTCACAGCGCTCACCATCAGCCCCGCAAGTGATTTCCGCCAGCGGTGTCCAGGGCCTTTCCAGGCGTGATTCCAGCAATCGACAGTCCCCAAGCGCCAGCGATGATACTGTCCAAGTTATCTCACCGCTGCTTCGGAAGCTGTTGGGTAAAGAAGTGTCGCGTCTCGAGAGAGGTGAACGCAGCTCTGGGCAATAG
- a CDS encoding uncharacterized protein (antiSMASH:Cluster_4.1~EggNog:ENOG410PQ3D~COG:S~BUSCO:1824at33183), giving the protein MYSSTSALLTQRFFPDILLLRIFPIRDDSLWTHSLSQRADRVFLAPEFLTRHDNIVSILSTVDWSTFFSGSSAVFRSRLRSGVLNYTPPCASPTKKMAENPFEPLTPALRLTPSASRTRPQSPKRPRSPERRSQFLALELDPLLSNLSPESTLRALSAADAVPSTENTPSNALTKSIANVSTIDRAFGIRAALTAQKLREWYTEVLSWQWPSRRDAGLGKGFLLPPASQTDAEEVEKFHFGSLPRDVMEQYETRMEEIRDDMDALDVEELKDHVLNVHIPSRSRPISSHSTMSIDMKPLSYVQLSDFTAVVTATILQALPILSRLNSLLATWEVRFTVLRQIPRLLRGIKLARTDVDAALGRLKLGLLPGRDDRLFSGELFTTVRRELERKVLMLGGQMDRILDELEGHSDSLPEAWIDEMEAIEGDFATWASQAQKMAIENEWRRSLPASSTPKSRIPDTRSNDANSLSESRDPLATPTPADHHSVANNTVAGADNSLATPSPSALSFNVSNKVANPKQPVFKQPKNPKLEITPLEVPSNLETLNSAKSSETVIFCESKALDSHSSPPTDLTHALPSTSGLPGSQAKAIKCLSKGHDMEQTPHAAIPDAENHIHCHTESFTPVASPVRCFNPDEKADHIPIANHSGSPIVADSHASVIRYNVGERSNLSPSAKEWASVSRIMESNQRSVRRSKSLPLEQYNFQSAPVCDDNGICNAPPAPNSEQTPTYAEERSKLQQEPKACVDGLPSPKGKSLIGIPSKNVSDLNKPRSRGGITSDESPSISPSPVDFASSTRDSAPSIREMSSPPSPAPVLPTPPNSGQPVTPSSSFTTLLPSTVVKSASQVPYITPSKSPEDHLEEKISSILTSIPGRIHLSSTPVSSAASSVGSRSQAGQQLSGEQSSSPFPTRPSTPTNTFTITPAYERQKRRRARMDDENPVRLYHLHRGGKLPPLKLFVRMVGEEGERVMVRVGGGWADLAEYLRSYVMHHGRRRMSESKLEVQEIPNTSPSHRSSPSHRSPHRSPGRAVNNGRITPISRPGSAFDTRPPSPLAVRKARASNTSTCPRLTAANVEKASNAAESGSFLLSQRRLSVSSTTSMFAHPTPLGLAGPIPKSRNVSMSPESEAWVEDVMGQARKTSATLKSKLSTGSLRGYRQAPMAENAPQFKGRTDPNTRRVSDFAGPPIGTGVSANKRVFLKGLNKARV; this is encoded by the exons ATGTATTCATCCACCTCCGCTCTTTTAACCCAGCGCTTTTTCCCCGACATTCTTTTGTTACGCATATTTCCAATCCGTGAC GACTCGTTGTGGACCCATTCCTTAAGCCAGAGAGCCGATCGAGTGTTCCTTGCTCCGGAATTCCTGACGCGGCATGATAACATCGTTTCGATCTTAAGTACTGTTGATTGGTCCACGTTCTTCTCTGGGTCTTCCGCCGTCTTTCGTTCCCGCCTTCGATCAGGCGTCCTGAATTATACCCCGCCATGCGCCTCTCCGACAAAGAAAATGGCTGAAAATCCATTTGAGCCGTTGACACCGGCGCTTCGCCTTACTCCTTCGGCCTCGAGAACGCGGCCACAGTCTCCGAAGCGCCCTCGTTCGCCTGAGCGGAGAAGCCAGTTCCTGGCCCTCGAACTTGACCCTTTGCTATCAAACCTATCTCCGGAGTCCACGCTAAGAGCGCTGTCTGCCGCGGACGCGGTTCCGTCGACAGAAAATACACCCTCGAATGCTCTGACGAAAAGCATTGCTAATGTGTCGACTATCGACCGAGCATTCGGGATAAGGGCCGCGTTAACTGCCCAGAAATTGAGAGAATGGTACACCGAAGTGCTTTCATGGCAATGGCCGTCAAGACGCGATGCTGGCCTCGGCAAAGGCTTCCTTCTCCCACCTGCATCTCAAACGGATGCCGAGGAAGTGGAAAAATTCCATTTTGGAAGTCTCCCTAGAGATGTTATGGAACAATACGAAACTAGGATGGAAGAAATTAGGGACGATATGGACGCCTTAGACGTTGAGGAACTTAAGGACCACGTCCTTAATGTTCATATACCATCTCGTTCGCGCCCGATATCATCGCATAGCACTATGTCCATTGACATGAAACCGCTTTCTTATGTACAGCTAAGTGACTTTACTGCAGTTGTGACTGCGACAATTCTCCAGGCTCTGCCCATCCTCTCAAGGTTGAATAGTCTACTTGCTACGTGGGAGGTTCGTTTCACCGTGCTACGACAAATTCCTCGGTTGCTTCGAGGAATCAAACTCGCAAGAACAGATGTTGATGCGGCGTTGGGTCGACTAAAACTCGGTTTGTTACCCGGACGTGACGATCGACTGTTTTCTGGGGAATTATTTACCACAGTTCGCCGAGAATTGGAACGCAAGGTCTTGATGTTGGGAGGCCAAATGGACAGAATCCTTGACGAACTCGAAGGACACTCGGACTCCCTTCCGGAAGCTTGGATTGATGAGATGGAAGCGATTGAAGGGGATTTTGCAACTTGGGCTTCTCAAGCGCAGAAAATGGCCATTGAAAATGAGTGGAGGAGATCCTTACCCGCATCATCCACACCCAAATCTCGAATTCCTGACACCAGGTCAAATGACGCCAACTCGCTCTCAGAGTCTCGCGACCCACTGGCAACACCAACTCCAGCAGATCATCATTCCGTCGCTAATAACACCGTTGCTGGGGCTGATAATTCGCTTGCTACACCAAGCCCATCTGCGCTCTCATTCAATGTCAGCAATAAAGTCGCTAACCCAAAACAGCCTGTGTTCAAACAGCCCAAGAACCCCAAACTCGAGATAACTCCTCTGGAAGTGCCAAGCAATCTTGAAACTCTTAACAGCGCAAAGTCGAGTGAAACCGTCATTTTCTGTGAATCAAAAGCTCTTGACTCCCATTCAAGTCCCCCAACAGACCTAACACATGCGCTTCCTTCTACCAGTGGTCTTCCAGGGTCGCAAGCAAAAGCAATCAAGTGTCTATCAAAAGGGCATGATATGGAGCAAACGCCTCATGCTGCAATACCAGATGCGGAAAACCATATTCACTGTCATACTGAGTCATTCACGCCTGTTGCCTCCCCAGTTCGATGTTTTAACCCCGATGAAAAAGCTGACCATATCCCAATTGCTAATCATTCCGGGAGCCCAATTGTCGCAGACTCTCACGCTAGTGTTATTAGATATAATGTTGGCGAAAGAAGTAACCTTTCCCCGTCAGCTAAAGAATGGGCTTCAGTTTCAAGAATTATGGAAAGCAATCAGCGAAGCGTCCGACGAAGCAAAAGCTTACCGCTCGAGCAATATAATTTCCAGTCCGCTCCTGTATGTGATGACAATGGCATCTGCAATGCTCCTCCTGCACCCAACTCTGAGCAGACTCCCACCTACGCTGAAGAGCGTTCAAAGTTACAGCAGGAACCCAAAGCGTGTGTTGATGGACTTCCATCTCCAAAAGGCAAGTCGCTCATCGGTATACCTTCAAAGAACGTTTCGGATTTAAATAAACCTCGTTCTCGCGGTGGTATCACTTCCGACGAATCCCCTTCCATTTCACCTAGCCCGGTGGATTTTGCAAGTAGCACGCGAGACTCTGCTCCCTCAATTCGAGAAATGTCCAGTCCTCCCAGCCCGGCCCCCGTGTTACCCACCCCTCCAAATTCGGGCCAGCCTGTAACCCCTTCAAGCTCGTTCACCACTCTATTGCCTTCGACTGTGGTTAAATCCGCTTCTCAAGTGCCATATATAACTCCAAGCAAATCACCCGAAGACCATCTGGAAGAAAAAATCAGTTCTATCCTCACCAGCATTCCCGGTCGCATCCATCTGAGCTCCACTCCAGTTAGTTCCGCTGCCTCAAGTGTCGGGAGTCGCTCACAGGCTGGGCAGCAACTTAGCGGAGAACAGTCGTCCTCTCCCTTCCCTACTCGGCCAAGTACCCCTACAAACACGTTTACTATTACGCCCGCCTACGAGCGCCAAAAGCGACGACGTGCACGTATGGATGACGAAAATCCCGTCCGACTCTACCATCTCCATCGCGGGGGGAAGCTACCACCGTTGAAGCTTTTCGTACGCATGGTTGGCGAAGAGGGGGAGAGAGTTATGGTGCGTGTTGGGGGCGGCTGGGCAGACCTAGCCGAGTACCTAAGGTCGTACGTGATGCACCATGGACGACGAAGAATGTCAGAGAGCAAGCTGGAAGTCCAGGAAATTCCTAATACGTCACCGTCTCATCGTTCTTCGCCTTCCCACCGTTCTCCTCATCGTTCTCCGGGTAGAGCCGTGAACAATGGTCGTATAACTCCAATCTCTCGGCCAGGATCAGCATTTGATACCCGACCTCCCTCCCCTCTAGCTGTCCGCAAGGCTCGGGCTTCTAATACGTCCACATGTCCCAGATTGACTGCTGCAAATGTCGAAAAGGCCTCTAATGCAGCCGAGTCCGGCTCTTTCCTACTTTCTCAGCGCCGATTATCTGTCTCCTCCACAACCTCAATGTTTGCACATCCTACTCCACTGGGGCTTGCCGGCCCAATTCCCAAATCGAGGAACGTTTCCATGAGCCCCGAAAGTGAAGCTTGGGTAGAAGATGTCATGGGTCAAGCACGCAAGACGTCTGCGACTCTCAAGTCCAAATTATCTACAGGATCTTTACGGGGTTATCGCCAAGCGCCAATGGCAGAAAATGCGCCACAATTTAAAGGCCGCACCGACCCAAACACCAGACGGGTTAGCGATTTTGCTGGCCCTCCGATTGGCACCGGGGTCTCTGCGAATAAACGGGTCTTTTTGAAAGGGTTGAACAAGGCAAGGGTTTGA
- a CDS encoding uncharacterized protein (antiSMASH:Cluster_4.1~EggNog:ENOG410PG4K~COG:D,L~BUSCO:11053at33183), whose translation MRFRSQLTNIATFTKFTASLSSLGKICWVRLEEEHVRFTIIPDQGTQVWAQLPIETIFDSYSFSAAAGVINLEVPIAALHRALKSATDAASATLRLTKKGSQPLLALTIVSSSWTDGKNALGVSPAPGSTSRTQTGNPTQPPYSTEQEGPQLGPRERETLITQEVPVRVLHPSVVETLHEPRCREPDVHIILPSLIQLKNISERFNRLAADTMKSTGSTLVGGVSTGPKLELSANMHGSLRLGIATDTLKISSVWTGLVNPELDPAQVSQDEAHVLPSERMRALGGENGENEEGWATVRIDGKDWGRVLSVGRLSPRVVACFIHNTALILYVYLQDSCSGDDSCLTYYINSYAT comes from the exons ATGAGGTTTCGGAGCCAGTTGACAAATATTGCCACGTTCACTA AATTCACAGCGTCACTCTCATCTCTGGGGAAGATATGCTGGGTGCGGCTTGAGGAAGAGCATGTACGCTTCACAATCATTCCCGACCAAGGAACCCAGGTATGGGCGCAGTTACCAATT GAAACAATATTCGATTCCTACTCGTTCTCGGCTGCTGCAGGTGTGATCAACCTCGAAGTTCCGATAGCAGCTCTGCACCGGGCCCTTAAATCGGCGACTGATGCGGCGTCAGCAACTTTACGCCTGACCAAAAAAGGATCTCAGCCCCTTCTTGCTCTAACAATTGTCAGTTCCTCCTGGACAGATGGCAAAAACGCCCTTGGCGTTTCTCCTGCCCCCGGATCCACCTCCCGAACTCAAACGGGAAATCCTACGCAGCCACCATATTCCACGGAACAAGAAGGTCCCCAGCTAGGACCACGCGAACGCGAGACATTAATCACCCAAGAAGTACCCGTCCGCGTGCTCCATCCATCCGTCGTGGAGACACTCCACGAACCACGTTGTCGCGAACCTGACGTTCACATTATTCTTCCCAGCTTAATCCAGCTCAAAAACATCTCTGAGCGATTTAACAGATTAGCTGCAGACACCATGAAGAGTACCGGCTCCACTTTGGTCGGCGGCGTTAGCACCGGTCCAAAACTGGAGTTAAGTGCAAATATGCACGGTTCATTGAGACTGGGGATTGCGACGGATACTCTGAAGATCTCGAGTGTGTGGACAGGATTGGTCAATCCAGAGCTTGATCCCGCGCAGGTATCCCAAGACGAGGCGCATGTGCTACCCAGTGAGCGAATGAGGGCATTAGGTGGGGAGAATGGCGAAAACGAGGAGGGGTGGGCGACTGTACGAATAGATGGTAAAGACTGGGGACGCGTCTTAAGCGTCGGGCGACTGAGCCCAAGGGTCGTTGCTT GTTTCATTCATAATACCGCTTTGATTCTATATGTATATCTCCAGGATAGCTGTAGCGGAGACGACTCCTGTTTAACC tattatattaattcttATGCCACCTAA